From one Streptomyces sp. R41 genomic stretch:
- a CDS encoding CoA pyrophosphatase: MTHASNTQGGPVALSKDGLPDWLAPVVHAAETVEPLQLSRFLPPENGAGRQSAVLILFGEGDRGPELLLMERAGSLRSHAGQPSFPGGALDPEDGDPKADGPLRAALREAEEETGLDPSGVQLFGVLPKLYIPVSSFVVTPVLGWWRRPTPVGVVDPAETARVFTVPVADLTDPANRATTVHPSGHRGPAFLVESALVWGFTAGVIDKILHYAGWERPWDRDKQVPLDWRA; this comes from the coding sequence ATGACGCACGCGAGCAACACACAGGGCGGGCCGGTGGCACTCAGCAAGGACGGCCTGCCCGACTGGCTGGCCCCGGTGGTGCACGCCGCCGAGACGGTCGAGCCGCTCCAGCTGAGCCGTTTCCTGCCCCCGGAGAACGGCGCGGGGCGCCAGTCCGCCGTCCTCATCCTGTTCGGCGAGGGCGACCGCGGCCCCGAGCTGCTGCTCATGGAGCGCGCCGGATCCCTCAGGTCGCACGCCGGGCAGCCCTCCTTCCCCGGCGGCGCCCTCGACCCCGAGGACGGCGACCCGAAGGCCGACGGTCCGCTGCGGGCCGCGCTGCGCGAGGCCGAGGAGGAGACCGGGCTCGATCCGAGCGGCGTCCAGCTCTTCGGCGTGCTGCCCAAGCTGTACATCCCGGTGAGCAGCTTCGTGGTCACCCCGGTCCTGGGCTGGTGGCGCCGCCCGACCCCGGTCGGCGTCGTCGATCCCGCGGAGACGGCCCGGGTCTTCACGGTCCCCGTGGCGGATCTCACGGACCCCGCCAACCGCGCCACCACCGTGCACCCCAGCGGCCACCGAGGCCCGGCATTTCTGGTCGAATCGGCCCTGGTCTGGGGCTTCACGGCCGGCGTGATCGACAAGATCCTGCATTACGCGGGCTGGGAGCGCCCGTGGGACCGGGACAAGCAGGTCCCGCTGGACTGGCGCGCATGA
- a CDS encoding MarP family serine protease → MNVLDILLLVAAVWFAIVGYRQGFVVGILSVIGFLGGGLVAVYLLPIIWGWATDDTKVSTTAAVVAVVVVIVCASVGQALTTHLGNKLRRYITWSPARALDATGGALVNVVAMLLVAWLIGSALAGTTLPTLGKEVRNSKVLLGVSRALPSQANTWFADFSSVLAQNGFPQVFSPFANEPITEVQPPDPALANSAVATRAQKSIVKIMGTAQGCGKVLEGTGFVFGNRRVMTNAHVVGGVDEPTVQIGGEGRKYDATVVLYDWERDIAVLDVPNLNAPALKFSTQDATSGNSAIVAGFPQNGSYNVQPARVRGRITANGPDIYHRETVRRDVYSLYATVRQGNSGGPLLTPEGKVYGVVFAKSLDSANTGYALTADEVQEDVTKGRTANQQVDSDSCAL, encoded by the coding sequence GTGAACGTGCTGGACATCCTGTTGCTGGTCGCCGCCGTGTGGTTCGCGATCGTGGGCTACCGCCAGGGCTTCGTCGTCGGCATCCTGTCGGTGATCGGCTTCCTGGGCGGTGGCCTCGTCGCCGTATACCTGCTTCCGATCATCTGGGGCTGGGCGACCGACGACACCAAGGTGAGTACCACCGCCGCCGTCGTCGCGGTGGTCGTCGTGATCGTCTGCGCATCCGTGGGCCAGGCCCTCACCACCCACCTCGGCAACAAGTTGCGCCGGTACATCACCTGGTCCCCGGCCCGCGCCCTGGACGCGACGGGCGGCGCCCTGGTCAACGTCGTGGCGATGCTGCTCGTGGCCTGGCTGATCGGCTCGGCCCTCGCCGGTACGACGCTGCCGACGCTCGGCAAGGAGGTCCGTAACTCCAAGGTGCTGCTCGGCGTGTCCCGCGCCCTGCCCTCCCAGGCCAACACCTGGTTCGCCGACTTCTCCTCGGTCCTCGCGCAGAACGGCTTCCCACAGGTCTTCAGCCCGTTCGCCAACGAGCCCATCACCGAGGTCCAGCCCCCCGACCCGGCGCTCGCCAACAGCGCCGTGGCGACGCGCGCCCAGAAGTCCATCGTCAAGATCATGGGCACCGCGCAGGGCTGCGGCAAGGTCCTCGAAGGCACGGGCTTCGTCTTCGGCAACCGCCGCGTGATGACCAACGCGCACGTGGTCGGCGGAGTCGACGAGCCCACCGTCCAGATAGGCGGCGAGGGCAGGAAGTACGACGCCACGGTCGTCCTGTACGACTGGGAGCGCGACATCGCCGTACTCGACGTACCGAACCTGAACGCGCCCGCGCTCAAGTTCTCGACCCAGGACGCCACCAGCGGCAACAGCGCGATCGTCGCCGGCTTCCCGCAGAACGGGTCGTACAACGTCCAACCCGCGCGCGTGCGCGGCCGCATCACGGCCAACGGACCGGACATCTACCACCGCGAGACGGTGCGCCGCGATGTCTACTCGCTCTACGCGACCGTCCGCCAGGGCAACTCCGGCGGCCCGCTGCTCACGCCCGAAGGCAAGGTGTACGGCGTGGTCTTCGCGAAGTCGCTCGACAGCGCCAACACCGGGTACGCGCTCACCGCGGACGAGGTCCAGGAGGACGTCACCAAGGGGCGTACCGCCAACCAGCAGGTGGACAGCGACAGCTGCGCGCTGTAG
- a CDS encoding alpha/beta fold hydrolase, translated as MTDPATPSAQPASAVRLDGPWTHRDVAANGARFHIAEMGDGPLVLLLHGFPQFWWAWRHQLVALADAGFRAVAMDLRGVGGSDRTPRGYDPANLALDITGVVRSLGEPDAALVGHDLGGYLAWTAAVMRPKLVRRLAVSSMPHPRRWRSAMLSDVKQTAAGSYIWGFQRPWIPERQLVADDGALVGRLVRDWSGPRLPDDEAVETYRRAMCIPSTAHCSIEPYRWMVRSIARPDGIQFNRRMKRPVRVPTLHLHGSLDPVMRTRSAAGSGEYVEAPYRWRLFDGLGHFPHEEDPVAFSSELVNWLKDPEPDR; from the coding sequence ATGACGGACCCCGCCACACCTTCGGCGCAACCTGCCTCAGCTGTACGGCTCGACGGACCCTGGACGCACAGGGACGTCGCCGCCAACGGCGCGCGCTTCCACATCGCCGAGATGGGGGACGGGCCGCTCGTCCTGCTGCTCCACGGCTTTCCGCAGTTCTGGTGGGCGTGGCGGCATCAGCTGGTCGCTCTCGCGGACGCCGGGTTCCGGGCCGTGGCCATGGACCTGCGCGGCGTCGGCGGCAGCGACCGCACCCCGCGCGGTTACGACCCCGCGAACCTCGCGCTCGACATCACCGGGGTCGTACGGTCTCTCGGCGAGCCCGACGCCGCGCTGGTCGGGCACGACCTGGGCGGGTACCTGGCGTGGACGGCGGCCGTGATGCGGCCCAAGCTCGTCCGCCGGCTCGCGGTGTCGTCCATGCCCCATCCCCGGCGCTGGCGTTCCGCCATGCTGTCCGACGTCAAGCAGACGGCCGCGGGCTCCTACATCTGGGGGTTCCAGAGGCCCTGGATCCCGGAGCGTCAACTCGTCGCGGACGACGGTGCCCTGGTGGGTCGTCTGGTACGGGACTGGTCGGGGCCGCGGCTGCCGGACGACGAGGCCGTGGAGACGTACCGCCGCGCCATGTGCATCCCGTCGACGGCGCACTGCTCGATCGAGCCGTACCGGTGGATGGTGCGGTCCATTGCCCGCCCGGACGGCATCCAGTTCAACCGGCGGATGAAGAGGCCGGTTCGGGTGCCGACGCTGCATCTGCACGGATCACTCGACCCGGTGATGCGGACGCGGAGCGCGGCCGGATCCGGGGAGTACGTCGAAGCGCCGTACCGCTGGCGGCTGTTCGACGGCCTCGGGCACTTCCCGCACGAGGAGGATCCGGTGGCTTTCTCCTCGGAGCTCGTCAACTGGCTGAAGGATCCCGAACCCGACCGCTGA
- a CDS encoding phage holin family protein — MSAPDGSPVGAERSIGQLFASATTEMSALVHDEIALAKAQLKQDVKRGAVGGGAFAAAGAVLLFSLPMLNFALAYGIRTWSDWNLAICFVLSFAANVLVALVLALIGVVFAKKAKKGQGPQKVAASMKETAGVLQNAKPHPRPERVEDTVKAVARSSS, encoded by the coding sequence ATGAGCGCACCCGACGGCAGCCCGGTCGGCGCCGAACGCAGCATCGGCCAGCTGTTCGCCTCGGCGACGACCGAGATGTCCGCGCTGGTGCACGACGAGATCGCGCTGGCGAAGGCGCAGCTCAAGCAGGACGTCAAGCGCGGCGCGGTCGGCGGCGGAGCGTTCGCGGCGGCCGGTGCGGTGCTGCTCTTCTCCCTGCCGATGCTGAACTTCGCCCTGGCCTACGGCATCCGGACCTGGAGCGACTGGAATCTCGCGATCTGCTTCGTGCTGTCCTTCGCGGCGAACGTGCTGGTCGCCCTCGTCCTCGCGCTCATCGGCGTGGTCTTCGCGAAGAAGGCCAAGAAGGGGCAGGGCCCGCAGAAGGTCGCCGCCTCGATGAAGGAGACGGCGGGCGTTCTGCAGAACGCCAAGCCGCATCCCCGCCCGGAGCGGGTCGAGGACACCGTCAAGGCTGTGGCACGCTCGTCCTCATGA
- the nhaA gene encoding Na+/H+ antiporter NhaA — MAAPRTPTRKFLGRLSLPERNFVADALRTETVGGVLLLVAAVAALIWANTPLRDSYESVSHFHIGPAALGLDLSVQHWAADGLLAVFFFVAGIELKRELVAGDLKDPKAALLPVVAAVCGMAVPALVYALTNITGGGELEGWAVPTATDIAFALAVLAVIGTSLPSALRAFLLTLAVVDDLFAILIIAVFFTDTIDFAALGGAVVGLAVFWLLLRKGVRGWYVYVPLALVIWGLMYNSGIHATIAGVAMGLMLRCHRHEGEAHSPGEHIEHLVRPLSAGLAVPLFALFSAGVTVSGGAIGDVFTRPETLGVVLGLVVGKAVGIFGGTWLTARFTRASLSEDLAWPDVFAVASLSGIGFTVSLLIGELAFEDNAVLTDEVKAAVLIGSLIAAILATTLLKIRNAKYRALCEAEERDEDRDGIPDIYEQDNPAYHLRMAEIYERKAAEHRRLAEVAGGASEGDDGPA, encoded by the coding sequence GTGGCCGCGCCCCGCACCCCCACCCGCAAGTTCCTCGGACGGCTGTCCCTGCCCGAGCGGAACTTCGTCGCGGACGCGCTCCGTACCGAGACCGTGGGTGGCGTGCTGCTGCTGGTTGCCGCGGTCGCCGCGCTGATTTGGGCGAACACCCCGCTGCGGGACAGCTACGAGAGCGTCAGCCACTTCCACATCGGGCCCGCTGCCCTCGGGCTCGATCTGTCCGTGCAGCACTGGGCGGCCGACGGGCTGCTCGCCGTGTTCTTCTTCGTCGCCGGGATCGAGCTCAAGCGCGAGCTGGTGGCCGGGGACCTCAAGGATCCGAAGGCCGCGCTGCTTCCCGTGGTCGCCGCGGTGTGCGGTATGGCAGTGCCCGCGCTCGTCTACGCCCTCACCAACATCACCGGCGGGGGCGAGCTCGAGGGTTGGGCCGTGCCCACCGCCACCGACATCGCCTTCGCACTCGCCGTGCTGGCCGTGATCGGGACGTCGCTGCCGTCCGCTCTGCGCGCCTTCCTGCTGACGCTCGCCGTCGTCGACGATCTGTTCGCGATTCTGATCATCGCGGTGTTCTTCACCGACACCATCGACTTCGCGGCGCTCGGTGGGGCCGTCGTCGGACTCGCCGTCTTCTGGCTGCTGCTGCGCAAGGGCGTACGCGGGTGGTACGTCTACGTCCCGCTCGCCCTCGTCATCTGGGGGCTGATGTACAACAGCGGCATCCACGCCACCATCGCCGGTGTCGCGATGGGCCTGATGCTGCGCTGCCACCGGCACGAGGGCGAGGCGCACTCCCCCGGTGAGCACATCGAGCATCTGGTGCGGCCACTGTCCGCCGGGCTGGCCGTGCCACTGTTCGCGCTGTTCAGCGCGGGGGTCACGGTCTCCGGCGGGGCCATCGGGGATGTGTTCACCCGGCCCGAGACCCTCGGTGTCGTGCTCGGACTCGTCGTCGGCAAGGCGGTGGGTATCTTCGGCGGCACCTGGTTGACCGCACGGTTCACGAGAGCCTCGCTCAGCGAGGATCTGGCCTGGCCGGACGTCTTCGCCGTCGCCAGCCTCTCCGGGATCGGCTTCACCGTCTCCCTGCTCATCGGCGAGCTCGCCTTCGAGGACAACGCGGTGCTGACCGACGAGGTCAAGGCCGCCGTCCTGATCGGCTCGCTGATCGCGGCCATTCTCGCCACGACGCTGCTGAAGATACGCAATGCCAAGTACCGCGCGCTCTGTGAGGCGGAGGAGCGCGACGAGGACCGCGACGGCATCCCCGACATCTACGAGCAGGACAACCCGGCGTACCACCTGCGCATGGCCGAGATCTACGAACGGAAGGCCGCCGAACACCGGAGGCTTGCCGAAGTGGCGGGCGGGGCAAGCGAGGGGGACGACGGTCCGGCATGA
- the acs gene encoding acetate--CoA ligase, protein MAWDTTDTLGKGDVVSNESLANLLKEERRFAPPADLAANANVTAEAYEQAKADRLGFWAEQARRLTWATEPTETLDWSNPPFAKWFADGKLNVAYNCVDRHVEAGNGDRVAIHFEGEPGDSRAVTYAELKDEVSKAANALIELGVGKGDRVAVYLPMIPEAVVAMLACARIGAAHSVVFGGFSADAIATRIQDADAKLVITSDGGYRRGKPSALKPAVDDAIDRVDQVEHVLVVRRTGQEVAWTEGRDVWWHEIVERQSAQHTPEAFDAEQPLFILYTSGTTGKPKGILHTSGGYLTQASYTHHAVFDLKPETDVYWCTADIGWVTGHSYITYGPLSNGATQVMYEGTPDTPHQGRFWEIVQKYGVTILYTAPTAIRTFMKWGDDIPAKFDLSSLRVLGSVGEPINPEAWIWYRKHIGGDRTPIVDTWWQTETGAMMISPLPGVTETKPGSAQRPLPGISATVVDDEAREVPNGGGGYLVLTEPWPSMLRTIWGDDQRFIDTYWSRFEGKYFAGDGAKKDEDGDIWLLGRVDDVMLVSGHNISTTEVESALVSHPSVAEAAVVGAADETTGQAIVAFVILRGSASAEDDGLVAELRNHVGATLGPIAKPKRVLPVAELPKTRSGKIMRRLLRDVAENRELGDVTTLTDSTVMDLIQAKLPAAPSED, encoded by the coding sequence GGCCGCGAACGCCAACGTCACCGCGGAGGCGTATGAGCAGGCCAAGGCTGACAGGCTCGGCTTCTGGGCCGAGCAGGCCCGCCGGCTGACCTGGGCCACCGAGCCGACCGAGACGCTGGACTGGTCGAACCCGCCGTTCGCGAAGTGGTTCGCCGACGGGAAGCTGAATGTCGCGTACAACTGCGTGGACCGCCATGTCGAGGCCGGAAACGGTGACCGCGTCGCCATCCACTTCGAGGGCGAGCCGGGCGACAGCCGGGCCGTCACCTACGCCGAGCTCAAGGACGAGGTGTCCAAAGCCGCCAACGCCCTGATCGAGCTGGGGGTTGGGAAGGGCGACCGGGTCGCCGTCTATCTGCCGATGATTCCCGAGGCCGTCGTCGCCATGCTGGCCTGTGCGCGGATCGGTGCCGCGCACTCGGTGGTCTTCGGAGGGTTCTCCGCGGACGCGATCGCCACGCGTATCCAGGACGCCGACGCCAAGCTGGTCATCACCTCCGACGGCGGTTACCGGCGCGGCAAGCCGTCCGCGCTCAAGCCGGCCGTCGACGACGCCATCGACCGGGTGGATCAGGTCGAGCACGTCCTCGTCGTACGGCGTACGGGGCAGGAGGTCGCCTGGACCGAGGGCCGCGACGTGTGGTGGCACGAGATCGTCGAGCGGCAGTCCGCCCAGCACACGCCGGAGGCGTTCGACGCCGAGCAGCCGCTGTTCATCCTCTACACCTCCGGGACGACGGGGAAGCCGAAGGGCATCCTGCACACCTCGGGCGGCTACCTCACGCAGGCCTCGTACACCCATCACGCCGTCTTCGACCTCAAGCCGGAGACCGACGTGTACTGGTGCACCGCCGACATCGGCTGGGTCACCGGGCACTCGTACATCACGTACGGGCCGCTTTCGAACGGTGCGACGCAGGTGATGTACGAGGGCACGCCGGACACGCCGCACCAGGGGCGATTCTGGGAGATCGTGCAGAAGTACGGGGTGACGATCCTGTACACGGCGCCCACGGCCATTCGTACGTTCATGAAGTGGGGCGACGACATCCCCGCGAAGTTCGATCTGTCGTCGCTGCGGGTGCTCGGGTCGGTCGGCGAGCCGATCAACCCCGAGGCGTGGATCTGGTACCGCAAGCACATCGGCGGCGACCGTACGCCGATCGTGGACACCTGGTGGCAGACCGAGACCGGCGCGATGATGATCTCGCCGCTGCCGGGGGTCACCGAGACGAAGCCGGGGTCCGCGCAGCGGCCGCTGCCCGGGATCTCGGCGACGGTCGTCGACGACGAGGCTCGGGAAGTGCCGAATGGTGGTGGCGGGTATCTGGTGCTCACCGAGCCGTGGCCTTCGATGCTGCGGACCATTTGGGGGGACGACCAGCGGTTCATCGACACGTACTGGTCGCGGTTCGAGGGGAAGTACTTCGCCGGGGACGGTGCCAAGAAGGACGAGGACGGGGACATCTGGCTCCTCGGGCGCGTGGATGACGTGATGCTGGTCTCCGGGCACAACATCTCGACGACCGAGGTCGAGTCGGCGCTCGTCTCGCATCCTTCGGTCGCCGAGGCGGCGGTTGTGGGCGCGGCCGACGAGACGACCGGGCAGGCGATCGTGGCGTTCGTGATCCTGCGGGGGTCGGCTTCCGCCGAGGATGACGGGCTGGTGGCCGAGCTGCGCAATCACGTGGGGGCCACGCTCGGGCCGATCGCCAAGCCGAAGCGGGTGCTGCCGGTGGCGGAGCTGCCGAAGACCCGGTCCGGGAAGATCATGCGGCGGCTGTTGCGGGACGTCGCTGAGAATCGGGAGCTCGGTGACGTCACCACGCTCACGGACTCCACGGTGATGGATCTGATCCAGGCGAAGCTGCCGGCGGCGCCGAGCGAGGACTGA